In Passer domesticus isolate bPasDom1 chromosome 12, bPasDom1.hap1, whole genome shotgun sequence, the following proteins share a genomic window:
- the MTSS2 gene encoding protein MTSS 2 isoform X5, translated as METAEKECGALGGLFQAIINDMKSSYPIWEDFNSKATKLHSQLRTTVLAAVAFLDAFQKVADMATNTRGATRDIGSALTRMCMRHRSIEAKLRQFTNALMESLINPLQDRIEDWKKTANQLDKDHAKEYKRARHEIKKKSSDTLKLQKKARKELLGKGDLQPQLDNALQDVNDMYLLLEETEKQAVRKALIEERGRFCTFITFLQPVVNGELTMLGEITHLQGIIEDLVVLTAEPHKLPPASEQVIKDLKGSDYSWSYQTPPSSPSSSSSRKSSMCSLAQPPAAATRLSSVSSHDSGFISQDAAYSKPPSPMPSDITSQKSSSSASSEASETCQSVSECSSPTSDWSKASPYDQPVVPTLQRRKDRVEHLREAEMGSPAGGYPGIGAEDAPRPRMSPATIAAKQHGEEVSPAASDLAMVLTRGLSLEHQKSSRDSLQYSSGYSTQTTTPSCSEDTIPSQGSDYDCYSVNGDVECDPQSDFDKSSTIPRNSNIAQNYRRMIQTKRPASTAGLPSGSNLPAGTTPGVATIRRTPSTKPSVRRTLSNAGPIPIRPPIVPVKTPTVPDSPGYAGPTRVGSEECVFYADDASPNPLDFAKASPKRLSLPNTAWGGGAMEISVYPGAGQHLSAEEEEDQQLAANRHSLVEKIGELVAGAHALGEGQFPFPTALVGSGPSEETPAPPPAASMDPPAEDMLVAIRRGVRLRRTVTNDRSAPRIS; from the exons GTGCCACGAGGGACATCGGCTCGGCGCTGACCCGGATGTGCATGCGGCACCGCAGCATCGAGGCCAAGCTCCGGCAGTTCACCAA TGCCCTCATGGAGAGCCTGATAAACCCTTTGCAGGACAGGATTGAGGACTGGAAGAAAACTGCCAATCAGCTGGACAAGGACCATGCGAAAG AGTACAAGCGAGCACGCCATGAGATCAAGAAAAAGTCCTCTGACACCCTCAAGCTCCAGAAAAAGGCTCGCAAAG AGCTACTTG GGAAGGGGgacctgcagccccagctggacAACGCGCTGCAGGATGTCAATGACATGtacctgctgctggaggagacgGAGAAGCAGGCGGTCCGCAAAGCCCTCATCGAGGAGCGGGGCCGCTTCTGCACCTTCATCACCTTCCTGCAGCCCGTGGTG AACGGGGAGCTCACCATGCTGGGAGAGATCACCCACCTGCAGGGCATCATCGAGGACCTGGTGGTGCTCACTGCTGAGCCCCACAAGTTGCCCCCCGCCAGTGAGCAG GTGATCAAGGACCTGAAGGGCTCTGACTACAGCTGGTCCTACCAGACGCCCCCATcctcacccagcagctccagctcccgcAAGTCCAGCATGTGCAG CCTGGCGcagccccccgccgccgccacccGCCTCTCCAGCGTCTCCTCCCACGACTCCGGCTTCATCTCCCAGGACGCCGCTTATTCCAAACCGCCTTCCCCCATGCCCTCGGACATCACCAGCCAG AAGTCCTCCAGCTCGGCGTCCTCAGAGGCATCCGAAACCTGCCAGTCAGTTAGCGAGTGCAGCTCCCCCACCTCG GACTGGTCCAAGGCCAGCCCCTATGACCAGCCGGTGGTCCCTACCCTGCAGCGGCGCAAGGACCGCGTGGAGCACCTGCGGGAAGCCGAGATGGGCTCTCCTGCTGGGGGGTACCCGGGCATCGGAGCCGAGGACGCTCCCAGGCCCCGGATGTCGCCGGCTACAATCGCTGCCAAG CAGCATGGTGAGGAGGTGTCCCCTGCCGCCAGCGACCTGGCCATGGTCTTGACCCGTGGGCTGAGCTTGGAGCACCAGAAGAGCAGCCGGGACTCGCTGCAGTACTCCAGTGGCTACAGCACGCAGACCACCACCCCCTCCTGCTCTGAGGACACCATCCCTTCCCAAG gctcCGACTACGACTGCTACTCGGTGAACGGCGACGTGGAGTGCGACCCCCAGAGTGACTTCGACAAGTCCTCCACCATCCCACGCAACAGCAACATCGCCCAGAACTACCGGCGGATGATCCAGACCAAGCGTCCCGCCTCCACGGCCGGGCTGCCCAGCGGCTCCAACCTGCCGGCCGGCACCACCCCGGGGGTGGCCACCATCCGCCGCACGCCCTCCACCAAGCCTTCGGTCCGCCGCACGCTCTCCAACGCCGGCCCCATCCCCATCCGGCCCCCCATCGTCCCCGTGAAGACCCCCACGGTGCCCGACTCCCCTGGCTATGCCGGCCCTACGCGGGTGGGCAGCGAAGAGTGCGTCTTCTACGCTGACGATGCCTCTCCGAACCCCCTGGATTTTGCCAAAGCTTCGCCCAAGCGGCTGAGCCTTCCCAACACCGCCTGGGGTGGCGGTGCCATGGAGATCTCTGTCTACCCCGGCGCCGGCCAGCACCTCTCcgctgaggaagaggaggaccAACAGCTGGCTGCCAACCGGCACAGTTTGGTGGAGAAGATCGGGGAGCTGGTGGCCGGCGCCCACGCCCTGGGGGAAGGCCAGTTCCCCTTCCCCACCGCCCTCGTGGGGTCCGGCCCCAGCGAGGAGacccccgcgccgccgcccgcggccTCCATGGACCCCCCGGCCGAAGACATGCTGGTGGCCATCCGGCGCGGGGTGCGGCTGCGCAGGACCGTCACCAACGACAGGTCGGCCCCGCGGATATCGTGA
- the MTSS2 gene encoding protein MTSS 2 isoform X6, which produces METAEKECGALGGLFQAIINDMKSSYPIWEDFNSKATKLHSQLRTTVLAAVAFLDAFQKVADMATNTRGATRDIGSALTRMCMRHRSIEAKLRQFTNALMESLINPLQDRIEDWKKTANQLDKDHAKEYKRARHEIKKKSSDTLKLQKKARKELLGKGDLQPQLDNALQDVNDMYLLLEETEKQAVRKALIEERGRFCTFITFLQPVVNGELTMLGEITHLQGIIEDLVVLTAEPHKLPPASEQVIKDLKGSDYSWSYQTPPSSPSSSSSRKSSMCSLAQPPAAATRLSSVSSHDSGFISQDAAYSKPPSPMPSDITSQKSSSSASSEASETCQSVSECSSPTSDWSKASPYDQPVVPTLQRRKDRVEHLREAEMGSPAGGYPGIGAEDAPRPRMSPATIAAKHGEEVSPAASDLAMVLTRGLSLEHQKSSRDSLQYSSGYSTQTTTPSCSEDTIPSQGSDYDCYSVNGDVECDPQSDFDKSSTIPRNSNIAQNYRRMIQTKRPASTAGLPSGSNLPAGTTPGVATIRRTPSTKPSVRRTLSNAGPIPIRPPIVPVKTPTVPDSPGYAGPTRVGSEECVFYADDASPNPLDFAKASPKRLSLPNTAWGGGAMEISVYPGAGQHLSAEEEEDQQLAANRHSLVEKIGELVAGAHALGEGQFPFPTALVGSGPSEETPAPPPAASMDPPAEDMLVAIRRGVRLRRTVTNDRSAPRIS; this is translated from the exons GTGCCACGAGGGACATCGGCTCGGCGCTGACCCGGATGTGCATGCGGCACCGCAGCATCGAGGCCAAGCTCCGGCAGTTCACCAA TGCCCTCATGGAGAGCCTGATAAACCCTTTGCAGGACAGGATTGAGGACTGGAAGAAAACTGCCAATCAGCTGGACAAGGACCATGCGAAAG AGTACAAGCGAGCACGCCATGAGATCAAGAAAAAGTCCTCTGACACCCTCAAGCTCCAGAAAAAGGCTCGCAAAG AGCTACTTG GGAAGGGGgacctgcagccccagctggacAACGCGCTGCAGGATGTCAATGACATGtacctgctgctggaggagacgGAGAAGCAGGCGGTCCGCAAAGCCCTCATCGAGGAGCGGGGCCGCTTCTGCACCTTCATCACCTTCCTGCAGCCCGTGGTG AACGGGGAGCTCACCATGCTGGGAGAGATCACCCACCTGCAGGGCATCATCGAGGACCTGGTGGTGCTCACTGCTGAGCCCCACAAGTTGCCCCCCGCCAGTGAGCAG GTGATCAAGGACCTGAAGGGCTCTGACTACAGCTGGTCCTACCAGACGCCCCCATcctcacccagcagctccagctcccgcAAGTCCAGCATGTGCAG CCTGGCGcagccccccgccgccgccacccGCCTCTCCAGCGTCTCCTCCCACGACTCCGGCTTCATCTCCCAGGACGCCGCTTATTCCAAACCGCCTTCCCCCATGCCCTCGGACATCACCAGCCAG AAGTCCTCCAGCTCGGCGTCCTCAGAGGCATCCGAAACCTGCCAGTCAGTTAGCGAGTGCAGCTCCCCCACCTCG GACTGGTCCAAGGCCAGCCCCTATGACCAGCCGGTGGTCCCTACCCTGCAGCGGCGCAAGGACCGCGTGGAGCACCTGCGGGAAGCCGAGATGGGCTCTCCTGCTGGGGGGTACCCGGGCATCGGAGCCGAGGACGCTCCCAGGCCCCGGATGTCGCCGGCTACAATCGCTGCCAAG CATGGTGAGGAGGTGTCCCCTGCCGCCAGCGACCTGGCCATGGTCTTGACCCGTGGGCTGAGCTTGGAGCACCAGAAGAGCAGCCGGGACTCGCTGCAGTACTCCAGTGGCTACAGCACGCAGACCACCACCCCCTCCTGCTCTGAGGACACCATCCCTTCCCAAG gctcCGACTACGACTGCTACTCGGTGAACGGCGACGTGGAGTGCGACCCCCAGAGTGACTTCGACAAGTCCTCCACCATCCCACGCAACAGCAACATCGCCCAGAACTACCGGCGGATGATCCAGACCAAGCGTCCCGCCTCCACGGCCGGGCTGCCCAGCGGCTCCAACCTGCCGGCCGGCACCACCCCGGGGGTGGCCACCATCCGCCGCACGCCCTCCACCAAGCCTTCGGTCCGCCGCACGCTCTCCAACGCCGGCCCCATCCCCATCCGGCCCCCCATCGTCCCCGTGAAGACCCCCACGGTGCCCGACTCCCCTGGCTATGCCGGCCCTACGCGGGTGGGCAGCGAAGAGTGCGTCTTCTACGCTGACGATGCCTCTCCGAACCCCCTGGATTTTGCCAAAGCTTCGCCCAAGCGGCTGAGCCTTCCCAACACCGCCTGGGGTGGCGGTGCCATGGAGATCTCTGTCTACCCCGGCGCCGGCCAGCACCTCTCcgctgaggaagaggaggaccAACAGCTGGCTGCCAACCGGCACAGTTTGGTGGAGAAGATCGGGGAGCTGGTGGCCGGCGCCCACGCCCTGGGGGAAGGCCAGTTCCCCTTCCCCACCGCCCTCGTGGGGTCCGGCCCCAGCGAGGAGacccccgcgccgccgcccgcggccTCCATGGACCCCCCGGCCGAAGACATGCTGGTGGCCATCCGGCGCGGGGTGCGGCTGCGCAGGACCGTCACCAACGACAGGTCGGCCCCGCGGATATCGTGA
- the MTSS2 gene encoding protein MTSS 2 isoform X2, with amino-acid sequence METAEKECGALGGLFQAIINDMKSSYPIWEDFNSKATKLHSQLRTTVLAAVAFLDAFQKVADMATNTRGATRDIGSALTRMCMRHRSIEAKLRQFTNALMESLINPLQDRIEDWKKTANQLDKDHAKEYKRARHEIKKKSSDTLKLQKKARKELLGKGDLQPQLDNALQDVNDMYLLLEETEKQAVRKALIEERGRFCTFITFLQPVVNGELTMLGEITHLQGIIEDLVVLTAEPHKLPPASEQVIKDLKGSDYSWSYQTPPSSPSSSSSRKSSMCSVSSAKGGMAWPGGAQTCSPSSTYRYRSLAQPPAAATRLSSVSSHDSGFISQDAAYSKPPSPMPSDITSQKSSSSASSEASETCQSVSECSSPTSDWSKASPYDQPVVPTLQRRKDRVEHLREAEMGSPAGGYPGIGAEDAPRPRMSPATIAAKQHGEEVSPAASDLAMVLTRGLSLEHQKSSRDSLQYSSGYSTQTTTPSCSEDTIPSQGSDYDCYSVNGDVECDPQSDFDKSSTIPRNSNIAQNYRRMIQTKRPASTAGLPSGSNLPAGTTPGVATIRRTPSTKPSVRRTLSNAGPIPIRPPIVPVKTPTVPDSPGYAGPTRVGSEECVFYADDASPNPLDFAKASPKRLSLPNTAWGGGAMEISVYPGAGQHLSAEEEEDQQLAANRHSLVEKIGELVAGAHALGEGQFPFPTALVGSGPSEETPAPPPAASMDPPAEDMLVAIRRGVRLRRTVTNDRSAPRIS; translated from the exons GTGCCACGAGGGACATCGGCTCGGCGCTGACCCGGATGTGCATGCGGCACCGCAGCATCGAGGCCAAGCTCCGGCAGTTCACCAA TGCCCTCATGGAGAGCCTGATAAACCCTTTGCAGGACAGGATTGAGGACTGGAAGAAAACTGCCAATCAGCTGGACAAGGACCATGCGAAAG AGTACAAGCGAGCACGCCATGAGATCAAGAAAAAGTCCTCTGACACCCTCAAGCTCCAGAAAAAGGCTCGCAAAG AGCTACTTG GGAAGGGGgacctgcagccccagctggacAACGCGCTGCAGGATGTCAATGACATGtacctgctgctggaggagacgGAGAAGCAGGCGGTCCGCAAAGCCCTCATCGAGGAGCGGGGCCGCTTCTGCACCTTCATCACCTTCCTGCAGCCCGTGGTG AACGGGGAGCTCACCATGCTGGGAGAGATCACCCACCTGCAGGGCATCATCGAGGACCTGGTGGTGCTCACTGCTGAGCCCCACAAGTTGCCCCCCGCCAGTGAGCAG GTGATCAAGGACCTGAAGGGCTCTGACTACAGCTGGTCCTACCAGACGCCCCCATcctcacccagcagctccagctcccgcAAGTCCAGCATGTGCAG CGTTAGCAGTGCCAAGGGTGGCATGGCGTGGCCCGGCGGGGCTCAGACCTGCTCACCCAGTTCCACCTATCGCTACCGCAGCCTGGCGcagccccccgccgccgccacccGCCTCTCCAGCGTCTCCTCCCACGACTCCGGCTTCATCTCCCAGGACGCCGCTTATTCCAAACCGCCTTCCCCCATGCCCTCGGACATCACCAGCCAG AAGTCCTCCAGCTCGGCGTCCTCAGAGGCATCCGAAACCTGCCAGTCAGTTAGCGAGTGCAGCTCCCCCACCTCG GACTGGTCCAAGGCCAGCCCCTATGACCAGCCGGTGGTCCCTACCCTGCAGCGGCGCAAGGACCGCGTGGAGCACCTGCGGGAAGCCGAGATGGGCTCTCCTGCTGGGGGGTACCCGGGCATCGGAGCCGAGGACGCTCCCAGGCCCCGGATGTCGCCGGCTACAATCGCTGCCAAG CAGCATGGTGAGGAGGTGTCCCCTGCCGCCAGCGACCTGGCCATGGTCTTGACCCGTGGGCTGAGCTTGGAGCACCAGAAGAGCAGCCGGGACTCGCTGCAGTACTCCAGTGGCTACAGCACGCAGACCACCACCCCCTCCTGCTCTGAGGACACCATCCCTTCCCAAG gctcCGACTACGACTGCTACTCGGTGAACGGCGACGTGGAGTGCGACCCCCAGAGTGACTTCGACAAGTCCTCCACCATCCCACGCAACAGCAACATCGCCCAGAACTACCGGCGGATGATCCAGACCAAGCGTCCCGCCTCCACGGCCGGGCTGCCCAGCGGCTCCAACCTGCCGGCCGGCACCACCCCGGGGGTGGCCACCATCCGCCGCACGCCCTCCACCAAGCCTTCGGTCCGCCGCACGCTCTCCAACGCCGGCCCCATCCCCATCCGGCCCCCCATCGTCCCCGTGAAGACCCCCACGGTGCCCGACTCCCCTGGCTATGCCGGCCCTACGCGGGTGGGCAGCGAAGAGTGCGTCTTCTACGCTGACGATGCCTCTCCGAACCCCCTGGATTTTGCCAAAGCTTCGCCCAAGCGGCTGAGCCTTCCCAACACCGCCTGGGGTGGCGGTGCCATGGAGATCTCTGTCTACCCCGGCGCCGGCCAGCACCTCTCcgctgaggaagaggaggaccAACAGCTGGCTGCCAACCGGCACAGTTTGGTGGAGAAGATCGGGGAGCTGGTGGCCGGCGCCCACGCCCTGGGGGAAGGCCAGTTCCCCTTCCCCACCGCCCTCGTGGGGTCCGGCCCCAGCGAGGAGacccccgcgccgccgcccgcggccTCCATGGACCCCCCGGCCGAAGACATGCTGGTGGCCATCCGGCGCGGGGTGCGGCTGCGCAGGACCGTCACCAACGACAGGTCGGCCCCGCGGATATCGTGA
- the MTSS2 gene encoding protein MTSS 2 isoform X4, with protein sequence METAEKECGALGGLFQAIINDMKSSYPIWEDFNSKATKLHSQLRTTVLAAVAFLDAFQKVADMATNTRGATRDIGSALTRMCMRHRSIEAKLRQFTNALMESLINPLQDRIEDWKKTANQLDKDHAKEYKRARHEIKKKSSDTLKLQKKARKGKGDLQPQLDNALQDVNDMYLLLEETEKQAVRKALIEERGRFCTFITFLQPVVNGELTMLGEITHLQGIIEDLVVLTAEPHKLPPASEQVIKDLKGSDYSWSYQTPPSSPSSSSSRKSSMCSVSSAKGGMAWPGGAQTCSPSSTYRYRSLAQPPAAATRLSSVSSHDSGFISQDAAYSKPPSPMPSDITSQKSSSSASSEASETCQSVSECSSPTSDWSKASPYDQPVVPTLQRRKDRVEHLREAEMGSPAGGYPGIGAEDAPRPRMSPATIAAKQHGEEVSPAASDLAMVLTRGLSLEHQKSSRDSLQYSSGYSTQTTTPSCSEDTIPSQGSDYDCYSVNGDVECDPQSDFDKSSTIPRNSNIAQNYRRMIQTKRPASTAGLPSGSNLPAGTTPGVATIRRTPSTKPSVRRTLSNAGPIPIRPPIVPVKTPTVPDSPGYAGPTRVGSEECVFYADDASPNPLDFAKASPKRLSLPNTAWGGGAMEISVYPGAGQHLSAEEEEDQQLAANRHSLVEKIGELVAGAHALGEGQFPFPTALVGSGPSEETPAPPPAASMDPPAEDMLVAIRRGVRLRRTVTNDRSAPRIS encoded by the exons GTGCCACGAGGGACATCGGCTCGGCGCTGACCCGGATGTGCATGCGGCACCGCAGCATCGAGGCCAAGCTCCGGCAGTTCACCAA TGCCCTCATGGAGAGCCTGATAAACCCTTTGCAGGACAGGATTGAGGACTGGAAGAAAACTGCCAATCAGCTGGACAAGGACCATGCGAAAG AGTACAAGCGAGCACGCCATGAGATCAAGAAAAAGTCCTCTGACACCCTCAAGCTCCAGAAAAAGGCTCGCAAAG GGAAGGGGgacctgcagccccagctggacAACGCGCTGCAGGATGTCAATGACATGtacctgctgctggaggagacgGAGAAGCAGGCGGTCCGCAAAGCCCTCATCGAGGAGCGGGGCCGCTTCTGCACCTTCATCACCTTCCTGCAGCCCGTGGTG AACGGGGAGCTCACCATGCTGGGAGAGATCACCCACCTGCAGGGCATCATCGAGGACCTGGTGGTGCTCACTGCTGAGCCCCACAAGTTGCCCCCCGCCAGTGAGCAG GTGATCAAGGACCTGAAGGGCTCTGACTACAGCTGGTCCTACCAGACGCCCCCATcctcacccagcagctccagctcccgcAAGTCCAGCATGTGCAG CGTTAGCAGTGCCAAGGGTGGCATGGCGTGGCCCGGCGGGGCTCAGACCTGCTCACCCAGTTCCACCTATCGCTACCGCAGCCTGGCGcagccccccgccgccgccacccGCCTCTCCAGCGTCTCCTCCCACGACTCCGGCTTCATCTCCCAGGACGCCGCTTATTCCAAACCGCCTTCCCCCATGCCCTCGGACATCACCAGCCAG AAGTCCTCCAGCTCGGCGTCCTCAGAGGCATCCGAAACCTGCCAGTCAGTTAGCGAGTGCAGCTCCCCCACCTCG GACTGGTCCAAGGCCAGCCCCTATGACCAGCCGGTGGTCCCTACCCTGCAGCGGCGCAAGGACCGCGTGGAGCACCTGCGGGAAGCCGAGATGGGCTCTCCTGCTGGGGGGTACCCGGGCATCGGAGCCGAGGACGCTCCCAGGCCCCGGATGTCGCCGGCTACAATCGCTGCCAAG CAGCATGGTGAGGAGGTGTCCCCTGCCGCCAGCGACCTGGCCATGGTCTTGACCCGTGGGCTGAGCTTGGAGCACCAGAAGAGCAGCCGGGACTCGCTGCAGTACTCCAGTGGCTACAGCACGCAGACCACCACCCCCTCCTGCTCTGAGGACACCATCCCTTCCCAAG gctcCGACTACGACTGCTACTCGGTGAACGGCGACGTGGAGTGCGACCCCCAGAGTGACTTCGACAAGTCCTCCACCATCCCACGCAACAGCAACATCGCCCAGAACTACCGGCGGATGATCCAGACCAAGCGTCCCGCCTCCACGGCCGGGCTGCCCAGCGGCTCCAACCTGCCGGCCGGCACCACCCCGGGGGTGGCCACCATCCGCCGCACGCCCTCCACCAAGCCTTCGGTCCGCCGCACGCTCTCCAACGCCGGCCCCATCCCCATCCGGCCCCCCATCGTCCCCGTGAAGACCCCCACGGTGCCCGACTCCCCTGGCTATGCCGGCCCTACGCGGGTGGGCAGCGAAGAGTGCGTCTTCTACGCTGACGATGCCTCTCCGAACCCCCTGGATTTTGCCAAAGCTTCGCCCAAGCGGCTGAGCCTTCCCAACACCGCCTGGGGTGGCGGTGCCATGGAGATCTCTGTCTACCCCGGCGCCGGCCAGCACCTCTCcgctgaggaagaggaggaccAACAGCTGGCTGCCAACCGGCACAGTTTGGTGGAGAAGATCGGGGAGCTGGTGGCCGGCGCCCACGCCCTGGGGGAAGGCCAGTTCCCCTTCCCCACCGCCCTCGTGGGGTCCGGCCCCAGCGAGGAGacccccgcgccgccgcccgcggccTCCATGGACCCCCCGGCCGAAGACATGCTGGTGGCCATCCGGCGCGGGGTGCGGCTGCGCAGGACCGTCACCAACGACAGGTCGGCCCCGCGGATATCGTGA
- the MTSS2 gene encoding protein MTSS 2 isoform X10, translating to METAEKECGALGGLFQAIINDMKSSYPIWEDFNSKATKLHSQLRTTVLAAVAFLDAFQKVADMATNTRGATRDIGSALTRMCMRHRSIEAKLRQFTNALMESLINPLQDRIEDWKKTANQLDKDHAKEYKRARHEIKKKSSDTLKLQKKARKGKGDLQPQLDNALQDVNDMYLLLEETEKQAVRKALIEERGRFCTFITFLQPVVNGELTMLGEITHLQGIIEDLVVLTAEPHKLPPASEQVIKDLKGSDYSWSYQTPPSSPSSSSSRKSSMCSVSSAKGGMAWPGGAQTCSPSSTYRYRSLAQPPAAATRLSSVSSHDSGFISQDAAYSKPPSPMPSDITSQKSSSSASSEASETCQSVSECSSPTSDWSKASPYDQPVVPTLQRRKDRVEHLREAEMGSPAGGYPGIGAEDAPRPRMSPATIAAKHGEEVSPAASDLAMVLTRGLSLEHQKSSRDSLQYSSGYSTQTTTPSCSEDTIPSQGSDYDCYSVNGDVECDPQSDFDKSSTIPRNSNIAQNYRRMIQTKRPASTAGLPSGSNLPAGTTPGVATIRRTPSTKPSVRRTLSNAGPIPIRPPIVPVKTPTVPDSPGYAGPTRVGSEECVFYADDASPNPLDFAKASPKRLSLPNTAWGGGAMEISVYPGAGQHLSAEEEEDQQLAANRHSLVEKIGELVAGAHALGEGQFPFPTALVGSGPSEETPAPPPAASMDPPAEDMLVAIRRGVRLRRTVTNDRSAPRIS from the exons GTGCCACGAGGGACATCGGCTCGGCGCTGACCCGGATGTGCATGCGGCACCGCAGCATCGAGGCCAAGCTCCGGCAGTTCACCAA TGCCCTCATGGAGAGCCTGATAAACCCTTTGCAGGACAGGATTGAGGACTGGAAGAAAACTGCCAATCAGCTGGACAAGGACCATGCGAAAG AGTACAAGCGAGCACGCCATGAGATCAAGAAAAAGTCCTCTGACACCCTCAAGCTCCAGAAAAAGGCTCGCAAAG GGAAGGGGgacctgcagccccagctggacAACGCGCTGCAGGATGTCAATGACATGtacctgctgctggaggagacgGAGAAGCAGGCGGTCCGCAAAGCCCTCATCGAGGAGCGGGGCCGCTTCTGCACCTTCATCACCTTCCTGCAGCCCGTGGTG AACGGGGAGCTCACCATGCTGGGAGAGATCACCCACCTGCAGGGCATCATCGAGGACCTGGTGGTGCTCACTGCTGAGCCCCACAAGTTGCCCCCCGCCAGTGAGCAG GTGATCAAGGACCTGAAGGGCTCTGACTACAGCTGGTCCTACCAGACGCCCCCATcctcacccagcagctccagctcccgcAAGTCCAGCATGTGCAG CGTTAGCAGTGCCAAGGGTGGCATGGCGTGGCCCGGCGGGGCTCAGACCTGCTCACCCAGTTCCACCTATCGCTACCGCAGCCTGGCGcagccccccgccgccgccacccGCCTCTCCAGCGTCTCCTCCCACGACTCCGGCTTCATCTCCCAGGACGCCGCTTATTCCAAACCGCCTTCCCCCATGCCCTCGGACATCACCAGCCAG AAGTCCTCCAGCTCGGCGTCCTCAGAGGCATCCGAAACCTGCCAGTCAGTTAGCGAGTGCAGCTCCCCCACCTCG GACTGGTCCAAGGCCAGCCCCTATGACCAGCCGGTGGTCCCTACCCTGCAGCGGCGCAAGGACCGCGTGGAGCACCTGCGGGAAGCCGAGATGGGCTCTCCTGCTGGGGGGTACCCGGGCATCGGAGCCGAGGACGCTCCCAGGCCCCGGATGTCGCCGGCTACAATCGCTGCCAAG CATGGTGAGGAGGTGTCCCCTGCCGCCAGCGACCTGGCCATGGTCTTGACCCGTGGGCTGAGCTTGGAGCACCAGAAGAGCAGCCGGGACTCGCTGCAGTACTCCAGTGGCTACAGCACGCAGACCACCACCCCCTCCTGCTCTGAGGACACCATCCCTTCCCAAG gctcCGACTACGACTGCTACTCGGTGAACGGCGACGTGGAGTGCGACCCCCAGAGTGACTTCGACAAGTCCTCCACCATCCCACGCAACAGCAACATCGCCCAGAACTACCGGCGGATGATCCAGACCAAGCGTCCCGCCTCCACGGCCGGGCTGCCCAGCGGCTCCAACCTGCCGGCCGGCACCACCCCGGGGGTGGCCACCATCCGCCGCACGCCCTCCACCAAGCCTTCGGTCCGCCGCACGCTCTCCAACGCCGGCCCCATCCCCATCCGGCCCCCCATCGTCCCCGTGAAGACCCCCACGGTGCCCGACTCCCCTGGCTATGCCGGCCCTACGCGGGTGGGCAGCGAAGAGTGCGTCTTCTACGCTGACGATGCCTCTCCGAACCCCCTGGATTTTGCCAAAGCTTCGCCCAAGCGGCTGAGCCTTCCCAACACCGCCTGGGGTGGCGGTGCCATGGAGATCTCTGTCTACCCCGGCGCCGGCCAGCACCTCTCcgctgaggaagaggaggaccAACAGCTGGCTGCCAACCGGCACAGTTTGGTGGAGAAGATCGGGGAGCTGGTGGCCGGCGCCCACGCCCTGGGGGAAGGCCAGTTCCCCTTCCCCACCGCCCTCGTGGGGTCCGGCCCCAGCGAGGAGacccccgcgccgccgcccgcggccTCCATGGACCCCCCGGCCGAAGACATGCTGGTGGCCATCCGGCGCGGGGTGCGGCTGCGCAGGACCGTCACCAACGACAGGTCGGCCCCGCGGATATCGTGA